The genomic interval TGTTATGATGACATACACGGACATGTCAAACGGAAAGTTGATGAgtaactaggaggtagcgaccatcgcccagtccatcttactatggaccgtatagcctcgACTTCACCCAGCATCCCCAGATgaaactacaagaaggccagatggcccttttaccaaagtctgagtgatgagctctgtaaagaccttagagtggaaggtagagacatcaaccgggttgtcaaagacttcaacgccagtatacttaaggctgcttacagcgccattctaaggggagcaagaaaggactataagccctaaTGGAGTGATGAGTtagagaatctacaggcaaaactaccagaagccagggaggaagcagaaaacaactCCTCACAAGAGAGTATCCTTTCTCTACAGCGAGCCAatgccaaattcctcaggcacaaactgGATGCAAAGAGGAAGAGCTGGAAATACAACAGCCTcactcaacctagagcgagatggtcAAAAGCTATGGAGACTAACGAGACAGCTGAACGCTGAAGATACACAGAGAGGATCAACAACTTTGGAAGAGACTGGTgaacgggtaaacaagcggcaaacacgtTTGCCTcaaactacaaagatgtttccaacatccccatcaacagggaacggcaaagggaagcccgaagagaaaaggGGGAAAGGCAGACAAACAAGTGACATCAGAATGCATGAAACAAAGTCTTAAACTACATGAGctagttgaagacaaagaagtctcctggaccagaaggagtcacaaatgaaatgctgacccactTAGGTactgcagcaatttgcaaactcctggaaactTACAACTACAGCTGGGCATAAGGACTACTTCCACaaatatggaaagaggcagtcatgatccctaTCCATAAAAAAGGGAAGGGTCCAAAGAAAGCTGCAAGCTATCGTCCAATCAGTCTAACCAgttgtgttggaaagaccatgaaGAGGATTTGAATGCGAGCCTGAAGCGATACATGGAGTCTAACAGGACCAAACCACTTACCTATCACAAGAGATAAAGGACGCCTTCTATGAGCTGacagtcgtgcttacagcatggattgatctgcagcgaGCGTTCGACAAAGTCTAGACTGATGGAGGAATGTAGTAGGAGGTCACTTGCTGAGGTGGATTAGGTCATACCTttacaacaggagagcaagagtcagcttagaacatgccagcagtaggaagtttcCGTTGCGTCATGGTGCCCCGGAGGCGAAGTCTTATCCCTTACACTCTTCCTGCTTTTCACCAATGAAATGGTggctgaactaccgaaaggagttaaggctgcactCTACGCTGACAACCTGGTGTTATGGTgcaaggaagaacatgccacaacagccacatacaggatgcaagaaaccatcaacaagctttcagcttgggctggaGATTGGTTTGTGTTGCGATCAATACAGAAAAaccgtccaccacactattctccctgccGTCAAAGCAgggggcgggtaaaatcaagatgggaaatacttcgctgactgAAGCAGACGAGGTAACATACCTTGGAGTAAcatttgacaaacggctaacctggagaacccacattagtcaagcagaaatGAAGGCCCGTagaaagcttgccatgatgcAAGTAGGGAGCAAATGAGcacatactcaagacagtatattaGGGAAAAATGAGACCGTTTAGAGTATAgttcaactgcctggtccactactgccaaaactaaccaacaggctctagacagggttcaaaaccaagcattacggatcatgacaggtgctacaaagtctacaccaatctcttTCATGAAGAAGCTAACAGATActcagccgttacaagacaggagacatgcaaaggtcctcCTTCAGGCAGAGAATTTCAGGTTTTTTTAAGAACATCCTTTGAAAGCCAAGTTGAATGGCTACACCAAAAATCGGCCCAAACGTAGCAGCTTTGTTCACGGggcaaagaaactcaatcgagagttcgaaactgagctgaacattccaacgactcccctaggcaGAGAAGACATTATAATCCCTCTAGGGAATGATCTAtcttcagtgactgtgagacttgctgttcctcatctTGACCGCAGGAAACAAGAGGATGAAagtattcggaagagcctcacacaaGCTATGATCAtggaagactatcctccggagaCATTGACTCATGTCTATACATATGGATCAGCCaccaaagatggaggagcaggagtttttcATTCTATActcatctggcaagagagaaacactacatgcagccacaggaaaacactgcagcgaTTACAAGGctgagactgaagcactcatgaaagccgtctcaatgattgaagactcggcagaagaaagctcctaagtcgtctttctcacagatgcactgtctgtcatggaagctctgatcaataACAAAGCTCCACAGCTAACCAGGAGAATGTAGAGCCTGATTAtcacctgcaaagtagcacttcagtggattccatcccattgtggacttgcatgcaatgaagaggcagaccaactggctaatctaggagctcagtcagaacaactaacaacacctgtgagctacaaggagaaagtcaccatcatcagggcactaacgagaccaaggatagaggaagatgcttGTTTTTCATTTCCTTGATCGGTGTGAACAAGTGATGTTGGTTAGGCTGCGCTCAGgccacaacaagctcaatgctcacatgtacaaaaaatacagactggtaccatcaccaacctgtccatgtgatgaggaagatcagactacggagcatatactccagaaatgtaaaaggcatgaccaggagcgagctgcgacttagCCGATAGATACTTCAATCCACCAGAAACAGTATGGAGGCACTGAGGATCTGTGGCAAACCACacgtttcatcgaggctactggtctgacagttgACAGTGTAGGGCGAACGAAGAAGAAGAAGTTCTTCTAATTTATTTGGATACCAACGGCCATTTCAGGACAGAGAAATGAGGCCGCTttcctttttgattttttattagcATCTCTTTCATAATGTTTAAAAAGTTCtattgtatctttaaaaacatatttcaattgtTCCTGAAACTGGTAAAGTAACCAATCTTTAGGAAGGACCTAACATGCCTTCAAGCCTATTTAAAAACACGTTTCAGCTGATTTCAAGAAACAAGTTcgttgattttaaaatgatttattttttctattttgtttttggactcagtgttgttatattttcctggTTCTTTGAGagcatggagtccatttaatgtTTACGGATAATATAATTACGcaaaagccggtgctaggggttgtgtggggttttgcacatttcattgtctCTCGTGAAAATACTCAGTCAAACCGTGTCTTCTATTATTTTTCCTTGGTCGCgtcctatgcttccaaaggatcttcttgcatactttatcaaaatgtttcttaaaatgGATCGCACTTCTTGATATTTCGGAAAGTAAGTATACAGcatatttgatataatattaaattttttttctgttctataTTTATTGTATCCGTTTATCTGTTTGGTGCGGATCTTTATATCAATTTTCTTGTATCCTACAATAAGAACTGACAAAAGTCACACAAATGATCTGTAAAGCCGTATGAAATTCGATTCCGGCACTAATGATCTGTATAGCCGTATGAAATTCGATTCCGTATCATGCCTGTTTCTGGACATTTTtcaataacttttaaatatttaaagttcTGTTTGGAAGGTGTTATAGTTCTCTTTTGTTTAgatgtaaagaaagaaaaataggTGACGATCTATAATTACATTATAATTCTAACAGTAACTTGATCGTGTATGTATTTTCGTTGATTTTACATGGTTGGATAACGCTCGGTGCTTGCCCGACTTGTGTGGTCTTAGCTAGGGAATCTATTCGTGTCAAATACAACACCCAAGCTGCTGTAATAATAATCCTATAGTTTTATCTGAGCAGAtgatttttctgttgtttctaaGTACATCCAGTACTGAGCAATTGTAAAAATACTTTCTATGCTATGTTGtcctatttgtttatttcatttaaaagtaaaaaccGTTCAGACAGACATTATTCCGTTTATTTCAAGCAATCCAAACAAcagattaaaaagaaatttacaggAGATATACCGTTATCTATCCTCATCCATCATGGGTCCGACATAGTCCCGAGGGACCCGCAGTAGACCTCTGGTATATGAGAATGACTTATCGATCAGCGATCTATAGTTGTGTTTACATAGGAATTAAAACCCTAGTTGAAATATTCAACATTCTGCAACATTTCTAATCAGAAACAACTAGATGAAACATAAACACGAAAAAAAAGacgaaaaaagtatcaaaattggactacaaacaaaatatttataatcttTTTAATACCACCTATGTAATGAAACGGCAGCCATCTTGGGCTCAGTGACATCATCATAGTCTTTCCTTATatgggaaataaaatatatatattgtaaatctGAGAGTAACAATTAAGAGAATCATATTTTTTGGACGATATATAATATAACTTCAGTGTGTATGCGAAAGTGTATACCTTAAATTTAAGCTCCATCTTTAATTGTATTTTACATATGTTTGCAATGAATACCATATTTGTTAATGCCTATATAAGGAAAGAACAATGatgtcactgtgcccaaaatggctgccgtttCATTAAATAGATAACATgtaaactgccatatctttttgttactattttcacacatatttcgccagttatttttttttcattaaactctttctaaatacatacattgtcaaatgttgaatattcccctttaatataaaaatgatatatgtttttcattgtTTCCCATGTTGTAGAGGAGAATGGCTGAATAGAAGAGCAATGCAGTATGATCTACCaatgtaaacaagaaaatattggtaaaactGACAGATGCTCACCAAGTAGGTTTATTGAGTATTGAAAGCACAAAAGCGGAATCATCGAGCACTTAGAAGTTAAGCTTCCCGGAATTTTTTTCGGAATATGAGAATATGACTTTTCTGATAAGCACACTGGTAGGTTTCTTAAATATCCCTTCGGTCATATATGAAATACAGTTTCGTCATCATtctaaatgttaatatatatcatgaaaatatatgttatacaataTACTATATTCTATCCGACCTAAATGACCCAATATGACATCATATCCATATGCTTAGGAAAGTAAGTACACTGTCTTGACAATGATATCTTACTTTTTTCCTCTGTCATATTTCCTAGGCTATATAATGCACGGAAAACATTCTGTAATACGAAATGTACGATGATAAAATTGAAATCCTCAAGCATAGGAGTTTTCTTCTTACTGCGATATTAATAATTTGCGCACTAATACACTTAACATgccttatatttttttcttcgttGTATAGTTACATAACACCGGGTCGTTATTGAGGCAGTGAGACCATTTGCTAGACTACACTGCAGTGGCCTGTGCTAAGTGTGTGCTGAACTTCGTGTTTATCTTCACGGAATCTTGATACATTTCCTCCAGAATATTCCGTAGGCAATAGGATGTTGTCTTGTATGATAATGCCCCTGACACTACGCTGCCTATAATTGGAATAATGAATTTTACGGCTTCAGCAGCCACTTCTTTAACCGCCATCTCCCTGCAGAAAACTATTATTCCTTTCGTTGTGCAATTTATCAGAAATGTTTTCAGATCGAGCTTCTGCTTCAGTTCTTCTTCGCGCATACCTAACATTTGTGCACTCTTTTGTATTGCCTCATCGGTTAAACCGAACTGCTCCTTATAGAACCATGTTTCTTTAACCAACAAAGCAACGTCGACAGATGTACCCAAGCCGGGTATAGGAACGGCACCAGCTACAGCAGATGCTATGGCAATCATTGGAATTCTTCTTTCAAGTTCTTTCTTTTTCTGTTCAATAATTTTATCTGTACGACCAGAGAGCGAGAATGCAATGGCTTCTCTTTTCAGCTGCGGTGCGTCTTCGATAATCTTTGCCTGTAGGTTATTGAAATCAAAGTCATCTGGTTTAAAGTtatcaattaaataaacatcactGTCAGGCAGCTCATGCTTTGAAAGGTTTTCTATACAATCGATTAAAATCGTGTCCAATATTTCTTCCCTTTGGCGTGGAGTTTCCCTACTTAGTGGTTCAGTATAAATATCCACGAACACTTTTGTGCGGACAAAGTAAAACCTTTTCCCCATCTGTTTTATTTCTTTAGCCAACCAACCATCATTTTCAGAAAACCGCTCCGAAGACAGTATGATGAAAAAATCATactttttaagattaactttatcaagataattttctCGTTTAAAATTTTCAGTACCAACTCCAGGTAAATCCCaaaatacaatgtttttatttgaagGATGTTTATAGGATCGGATTTCTTTCGTGGCTTCCTTTACGTCTGTGTACGCGGCTCCTTCCTGTCCAACTTTTAGCCGGCGGACAGCATTGATGTAACTAGATTTCCCAGCCCCTGATTGCCCGGTTACTGCAATATCCAATGGGATATGTCGCCATGCATCAAGTCTTTCCGAGGCATACCTCTGAATGCCAGCGATACCGTGGTCTCTGAATGCAGTCACAAATTGTTCTTCTTCATATACAGGTACATTTGAGTTTTCAGAACTACCTGGACCCGCCATTTGTTGTCATTTCTTGGAAATATTGCTGAAACAAAAATCACTTTCATGACTTCTATTTAAAATGTTAACACAGAAAAAGAACGCAACAGATATTCATTTCCGACTTGTAGATAGAACGCTGCAATATAAATCTGTTAAAGCATGCTTACTTCTTCAGAGAATGAGTTTTCTATTACACCAAGTCAAATTTAAACGTTATATTAGTCATAATCATAATAATTACGTACATGtgtattataaatattcatgacaTTGCGAAAAAGATTAGGACTAAGATAAGAgtgtaatttaaatgaaatatatatgtgtgtaatGACAGCACTGATTCTGACGTATATTGTTGACGGAGTTGTCTCGCCTTTGATTACCTGTTATAGTTATTTTGCCTTGACCAGAAAAGATATAGTCAGTGATGATTTTGTACTTTTATTAATGGAAATGTCCGTTATTTAGGTAAAGTTATTCGGTATGATAGTGACAAAGGCAAAGTAAaccatgctgatttccctaatcggTACACGAGTCTATAAATTAAACTCTTAAACTACACTACTGGGTGTGCTGGTAAACTTGAATTGTTTTATGCTGCTTTAAATCTATGGCGTATCATACACAGACACTTGGAGTCAGGACACCCTCACCCACTCCAGTCTCCTCCACCCCTGTCTAAGTTTAGCAAATATTCTTTTAGCATCTTAACATGAAAAATACACTTTCCCTAAATCAAAATAAGAAACATCGTTTTACAATGTGTCAAAAACATCTATATTAACAACATTATACGCCCCTAAGAAAGGATCAGAAATAAAAACATCTAGAGTTTCCTAATTGTTCTGAATAAAGCAGTCTGTAATATAATGCTTTTCCGCCATTGCAACGTTTAGTGTATCGATGTCCACACTTTCTACTGAAGTTATGCAAAATATTACCATAATTATAAAGAAACAATAACTAAGAGACTTAATATCCAAGACTCCGTGTTATTGTAGCTAGATTATGCCTAGTCATGCAAAACAGGCATTGGACAgaggttttcttttaataaaattaaaatagggGCATCCGTTGCCAGAGGCATCCGTTGCCGTGTGGTTAAGGAATACTTGCCTCTCACTGCTGTGGGTTTGAAGCCTCGCTTTAGATGTAGAATGCTTTCATATGAGGgcgcaatccagctggcttatggaaggttagTGGGCCCTTGCGGTCTTCTTACACactcaaaagctggaaagtcgccatctAGTGTCGGTTTGAtgcaaaaatatcttgaataaacTATTGCCATCAAACAAAGCGCGTTCTTCTGTAcacataaatgaaatacaatgaaacgttgtaaaaatgcaataatgTTTAGCCTTCTGCCAGACAATGTTGTAAATCTTTAGAGTAAGAATTTTAACACTGAAATAAACACAGACTTATCGCGTACAGATTTCTAAAATTTAACTTGAAACCATTCATGCATTTAATAAACTGATGTTTTTAGCAGTTATATCTTGTTTTCCGATCTGAGCAGGCCGCGTTTTATCTCTGTAATAAATATCAAATCTATTCTATTCTCCTGTTCATAGCACATTAGATAAAATCTGTCTAATGACTCTTTGATGTTCTCCCAATtgatacaaaatgttgtaaatttCCAAAGAGATATTACTTTGCCgataatgaatttaaaaattgtgtaaaatagaatttaatatcaaaatttatttatatgttatattatcattatgtataattatataattctgtaaaaaatatgcacaattaggatgtgtatataaagcagcatagaaactaatcttattgggatATTGGACTTTTTTTGGAAGGTGTAGGCTCATTTGTACTACTAGGCGCTTggtcgtaattggtctggtatattgtggtgatGATTAGTCGTATATACACGTGTACGTGAGTGCATGTGTGTGTACGTTTGTGTGCGCGCGCGTGAATGTGTGTGTACAAGTttcatatttaattgaaataaagaataattaatttactcacaAATTCACCATCGGTTATTTTTAGCTCGTTTCAAATAAAACGTCCTAGGTAAACACATGAAATTCcaagtaaataaaaatatatgtataacgTAATCACCTAGCTGAaatcaacatttaaaattttgtgttttgtttttatatatttttaaattatgtagTAGTAGTCTTCTGAAGCATATAGGTACAGAATGTGAGAATCACTACAATTTCCCTAAATAAGAGTAGCATATAATGCTGTTTTCTTAAAGtagtttcaatataaaaaaaacctttagaGATAATGTTATTGAAGAGTAACAGTGTCACCAGGtcc from Mercenaria mercenaria strain notata chromosome 2, MADL_Memer_1, whole genome shotgun sequence carries:
- the LOC123563621 gene encoding interferon-inducible GTPase 5-like translates to MAGPGSSENSNVPVYEEEQFVTAFRDHGIAGIQRYASERLDAWRHIPLDIAVTGQSGAGKSSYINAVRRLKVGQEGAAYTDVKEATKEIRSYKHPSNKNIVFWDLPGVGTENFKRENYLDKVNLKKYDFFIILSSERFSENDGWLAKEIKQMGKRFYFVRTKVFVDIYTEPLSRETPRQREEILDTILIDCIENLSKHELPDSDVYLIDNFKPDDFDFNNLQAKIIEDAPQLKREAIAFSLSGRTDKIIEQKKKELERRIPMIAIASAVAGAVPIPGLGTSVDVALLVKETWFYKEQFGLTDEAIQKSAQMLGMREEELKQKLDLKTFLINCTTKGIIVFCREMAVKEVAAEAVKFIIPIIGSVVSGALSYKTTSYCLRNILEEMYQDSVKINTKFSTHLAQATAV